In Candidatus Pelagibacter ubique HIMB140, a single window of DNA contains:
- a CDS encoding tRNA-binding protein, whose product MKEQITYDIFDKVDIRVGTVISVKKNEKARKPSLVVEVDFGSEIGIKQSSAQITHYYNEENLKGKQVMAVCNFPEKNIAGVVSQVLVLGAIDAEGKVTLVHPSQKAENGLPIA is encoded by the coding sequence ATTAAAGAGCAAATTACCTATGACATTTTTGACAAAGTAGATATTAGAGTTGGCACTGTAATTTCAGTTAAAAAAAATGAAAAGGCTAGAAAACCATCTTTAGTAGTTGAAGTAGATTTTGGAAGTGAAATTGGCATCAAACAATCATCAGCTCAAATTACTCATTATTACAATGAGGAGAATTTAAAAGGAAAGCAGGTCATGGCAGTTTGTAATTTTCCTGAGAAAAATATTGCTGGTGTAGTTTCACAAGTATTGGTTTTAGGAGCAATAGATGCTGAAGGGAAAGTTACTTTAGTACACCCATCACAAAAAGCTGAGAATGGTTTACCAATTGCTTAG
- a CDS encoding secondary thiamine-phosphate synthase enzyme YjbQ has protein sequence MKQEFFNLQINTNGQKLYEFTDQTLNWINENNFKNGILNLSIQHTSASLIVQENADPDVQTDLIKYFDKLAPMDNSLYIHTTEGKDDMPAHIKSALTNNQISLSIKNKELLLGTWQGLYLFEHRLVSQKRSIIHHFLGE, from the coding sequence ATGAAACAAGAATTTTTTAATCTTCAAATAAACACAAATGGTCAAAAGTTATATGAATTTACAGATCAAACTCTTAATTGGATAAATGAAAATAATTTTAAGAATGGAATTTTAAATTTAAGTATTCAGCATACAAGTGCTTCTTTAATTGTACAGGAGAATGCCGACCCAGATGTACAAACTGATTTGATTAAATATTTTGATAAGTTAGCACCAATGGATAATTCGCTTTATATTCATACAACTGAAGGTAAAGATGATATGCCAGCTCATATAAAATCTGCTTTAACAAATAATCAAATTTCTCTTAGTATTAAAAATAAAGAATTATTACTGGGAACTTGGCAAGGTCTCTATCTGTTTGAACATAGATTAGTGTCTCAAAAAAGATCTATAATTCACCATTTTTTGGGAGAATAA
- a CDS encoding aldehyde dehydrogenase family protein, which produces MLDKKNFYINGAWVKPNSTEEIKVIDPATEDNCAVITLGNKADVDLAVAAAKDAYESWAFSSKEERIALLEKLYENYKKRWADIAEAITLEMGAPKDFATKLQAGTGASHIKSFIRYLKNFEFEKPLGEHAPNQRLIYEPKGVCALITPWNWPMNQVCLKVMPAIAAGCTMVLKPSELAPLSSMILAEIIDEVKFPKGVFNLVNGDGATTGDALTSHPDINMISFTGSTRAGALISQNAAKDFKRVSLELGGKGANIIFKDADPEAIERGALRCFRNSGQSCNAPTRMLVEKSMYDEAIERLKKYTENFEVGDPKKEGEHIGPVISETQYNKIQTLIQKGIDEGAKLVAGGTGKPDGLDKGYFVKPTVFADVNNDMDVARTEIFGPVLSVIPFETEEEAIKIANDTSYGLTNYIQTQDSEKVQRVARKLRSGMVDVNGAGIAVDAPFGGFKHSGIGREAGEHGLEEFLEVKAVGGWS; this is translated from the coding sequence ATGTTAGATAAAAAGAATTTTTATATTAATGGTGCTTGGGTTAAACCAAACAGTACTGAAGAAATTAAAGTAATCGATCCAGCTACAGAAGATAACTGTGCTGTAATTACTTTGGGAAATAAAGCAGATGTTGATTTAGCAGTTGCTGCAGCAAAAGATGCTTACGAATCTTGGGCCTTTTCCTCTAAAGAAGAAAGAATTGCATTATTAGAAAAACTTTATGAAAATTATAAAAAAAGATGGGCAGATATTGCAGAAGCCATAACTCTTGAAATGGGTGCACCAAAAGATTTTGCTACAAAATTACAAGCAGGAACAGGAGCAAGTCATATTAAATCATTTATCAGATATTTGAAAAATTTCGAATTTGAAAAACCATTGGGAGAACACGCTCCTAACCAAAGATTAATTTATGAACCTAAAGGTGTTTGTGCATTAATAACACCTTGGAATTGGCCAATGAACCAAGTTTGTTTAAAAGTAATGCCAGCAATTGCTGCAGGTTGCACAATGGTATTAAAGCCATCAGAATTAGCGCCACTTTCATCAATGATACTTGCTGAAATTATTGATGAAGTAAAATTTCCAAAAGGTGTGTTTAATTTAGTTAATGGAGATGGAGCAACAACAGGTGATGCTCTCACAAGCCATCCAGATATTAATATGATTTCTTTTACAGGCTCAACAAGAGCTGGAGCTTTGATTTCTCAAAATGCTGCTAAAGATTTTAAAAGAGTAAGCTTAGAATTAGGTGGTAAAGGCGCAAATATAATTTTTAAAGATGCTGATCCAGAAGCAATTGAAAGAGGTGCTTTAAGATGTTTTAGAAATTCTGGACAATCTTGTAATGCCCCAACAAGAATGTTGGTTGAAAAATCAATGTATGATGAAGCTATAGAGAGATTAAAAAAATATACTGAAAATTTTGAAGTGGGTGATCCTAAAAAAGAAGGAGAGCACATAGGTCCAGTTATTTCAGAAACTCAATACAATAAAATTCAAACTTTAATTCAAAAAGGTATTGATGAAGGAGCAAAATTAGTTGCTGGAGGAACAGGCAAACCTGATGGATTAGACAAAGGTTACTTTGTTAAACCAACTGTATTTGCAGATGTAAATAATGATATGGATGTTGCAAGAACTGAAATTTTTGGACCTGTTCTATCTGTTATCCCATTTGAAACAGAAGAAGAGGCAATTAAAATTGCAAATGATACTTCTTATGGATTAACAAACTATATTCAAACCCAAGACTCTGAAAAAGTTCAAAGAGTTGCTAGAAAATTAAGATCTGGAATGGTGGATGTTAATGGAGCCGGTATTGCAGTTGATGCACCCTTTGGAGGTTTTAAACACTCTGGTATTGGTAGAGAAGCAGGTGAACACGGTTTAGAAGAATTTTTAGAGGTAAAAGCTGTAGGTGGTTGGAGTTAA
- the acnA gene encoding aconitate hydratase AcnA, whose protein sequence is MTPGNKNSYNSLKKININKKEYNYYSLSEAEKNGLDGINKLPKSLKVLLENLLRYEDDLSVTKSQIEAIKNWLKTKKSKTEIAYRPARVLLQDYTGIPAVADLAAMREAVKEKNKDPNTINPLSAVDLVIDHSVQVDQSAKADSFEKNVDIEFNRNGERYSFLKWGQQAFDNFRIVPPGTGICHQVNLEYLSKVVWSEEFKGEKYIFPDTLVGTDSHTTMVNGLSVLGWGVGGIEAEAGMLGQPISMLIPEVIGFEVKNKMPEGTTATDLVLTVVKMLRDKGVVGKFVEFYGDGLKNLTLADRATIANMAPEYGATCGFFPIDDETLKYLKFSGRDQHTVEVVEKYAKEQGLWASNDLEFTDVISLDMSTVVPTISGPKRPQDKVLLTDAPTSFKKVLSEATNKDKKSISKVSNTDYEIQDGSILIAAITSCTNTSNPNVLIGAGLLAKKAVEHGLEVKPWVKTSLAPGSQVVTDYLEKAGLNTYLDQLGFNLVGYGCTTCIGNSGPLPENIVEAIQKENIHAVSVLSGNRNFEGRISPHIKANYLASPPLVVAYAIAGHMEFDLYKDPLGKSKDGKDIFLKDIWPSNQEIEDTLKQSLNADMFIQRYSNVSDGPTQWQQIKTEKSSIYKWDEGSTYVKKPPFFEGLSDEPEGFKEIKDARPLLILGDMITTDHISPAGSIQKDSPTGEYFMEHQILPKDYNSYGSRRGNHEVMMRGTFANIRIRNEMAPGTEGGFTKLYPEEKVMPVYDAVVEYKKRGTDLVVIGGKEYGTGSSRDWAAKGTKLLGVKAVIAESFERIHRSNLIGMGILPLQFKDGENRKSLNLVGSELISVVDIEKGINPSDEVVIEIKYISGEIKKVKTLSRIDTKNEMEYYKNGGILQYVLRNMI, encoded by the coding sequence ATGACACCAGGAAACAAAAATTCTTATAATTCTCTTAAAAAAATTAACATCAACAAGAAAGAGTATAATTATTATTCATTAAGCGAAGCAGAAAAAAATGGGCTAGATGGAATTAATAAACTTCCAAAATCTCTAAAAGTTTTATTAGAAAATTTATTAAGATACGAAGATGATTTGAGTGTTACAAAATCTCAAATAGAAGCAATTAAAAATTGGCTGAAAACAAAAAAATCAAAAACTGAAATTGCATATAGACCTGCTAGAGTTTTGCTTCAAGATTACACAGGAATTCCTGCTGTTGCAGATTTAGCTGCAATGAGAGAGGCTGTTAAAGAAAAAAATAAAGATCCCAATACAATCAATCCATTATCAGCAGTTGATCTTGTAATTGATCATTCTGTTCAAGTTGATCAATCTGCAAAAGCAGATTCATTTGAAAAAAACGTAGATATTGAATTCAATAGAAATGGTGAGAGATATTCATTTTTAAAATGGGGACAACAAGCTTTTGATAATTTTAGAATTGTCCCTCCAGGAACAGGAATTTGTCATCAGGTAAATTTAGAATACTTATCTAAAGTAGTTTGGTCTGAAGAATTTAAAGGTGAGAAATATATATTTCCAGATACACTTGTCGGCACAGACAGCCATACAACGATGGTTAATGGACTTTCTGTTTTAGGCTGGGGAGTAGGTGGTATTGAAGCAGAAGCAGGAATGTTAGGCCAACCTATATCTATGTTGATACCTGAAGTGATTGGTTTTGAAGTTAAAAATAAAATGCCCGAAGGTACAACGGCAACAGATCTTGTTTTGACAGTGGTTAAAATGTTAAGAGATAAAGGTGTTGTTGGAAAATTTGTAGAATTTTATGGAGATGGTTTAAAAAATCTAACTCTTGCAGATAGAGCAACTATTGCAAATATGGCTCCAGAATACGGTGCTACTTGTGGTTTTTTTCCAATAGATGATGAAACTTTAAAATATTTAAAATTTTCAGGAAGAGATCAGCACACTGTTGAAGTAGTTGAAAAATATGCAAAAGAACAAGGTTTGTGGGCAAGTAACGATTTAGAGTTTACTGATGTAATTTCTTTGGACATGTCCACAGTTGTACCAACTATTTCTGGTCCAAAAAGACCTCAAGATAAAGTTTTGTTAACTGATGCACCAACTTCATTTAAAAAAGTTTTATCTGAAGCAACTAATAAAGATAAAAAATCAATATCAAAAGTTTCAAATACTGATTATGAAATTCAAGATGGTTCAATTTTAATTGCTGCTATAACTTCATGTACCAATACTTCAAATCCAAATGTTTTAATTGGAGCAGGTTTGCTTGCTAAAAAAGCTGTTGAGCATGGATTAGAAGTTAAGCCTTGGGTTAAAACATCATTAGCACCTGGATCTCAAGTAGTGACTGACTATTTAGAAAAAGCTGGTTTAAATACTTATTTAGATCAATTAGGTTTTAATTTAGTTGGATACGGATGCACTACTTGTATTGGAAACTCAGGACCATTACCTGAAAATATAGTAGAGGCAATCCAAAAAGAAAATATTCACGCCGTTTCTGTACTATCAGGAAATAGAAATTTTGAAGGAAGAATTTCCCCACATATTAAAGCAAACTATTTAGCTTCTCCACCATTAGTGGTTGCTTACGCAATTGCTGGACATATGGAGTTTGATTTATACAAAGACCCTCTTGGAAAAAGTAAAGATGGGAAAGATATATTTTTGAAAGATATTTGGCCATCAAATCAAGAAATAGAGGATACTTTAAAACAATCTTTGAATGCTGATATGTTTATCCAAAGATACTCAAATGTTTCCGACGGTCCTACTCAATGGCAACAAATTAAAACTGAAAAAAGCAGTATTTATAAATGGGATGAAGGTTCAACTTATGTAAAAAAACCTCCATTCTTTGAAGGTTTGTCTGATGAGCCAGAAGGATTTAAAGAAATTAAAGATGCAAGACCGTTATTAATATTAGGTGATATGATAACAACAGATCACATTTCACCAGCTGGAAGCATACAAAAAGATAGTCCGACTGGAGAATATTTTATGGAACATCAAATTTTACCTAAAGATTATAATTCTTACGGTTCAAGAAGGGGAAATCATGAAGTTATGATGAGAGGAACTTTTGCAAATATTAGAATTAGAAATGAAATGGCACCAGGAACTGAAGGTGGATTTACAAAATTATATCCTGAAGAAAAAGTAATGCCTGTTTATGATGCAGTTGTTGAGTATAAAAAAAGAGGAACTGATTTAGTAGTAATAGGTGGTAAAGAATATGGAACTGGCTCTTCGAGAGATTGGGCTGCTAAAGGAACTAAACTTTTAGGAGTAAAAGCAGTTATTGCTGAAAGCTTTGAAAGAATTCATAGATCAAATTTAATTGGAATGGGAATTTTACCACTGCAATTTAAAGATGGAGAAAACAGAAAAAGCTTAAATTTAGTTGGTTCAGAACTAATAAGTGTAGTTGATATTGAAAAAGGCATAAATCCTTCTGATGAAGTTGTTATAGAGATCAAATATATCTCTGGAGAAATTAAAAAAGTGAAGACTTTATCTAGAATAGATACTAAAAATGAAATGGAGTACTATAAAAATGGAGGAATTCTCCAATATGTGCTAAGGAACATGATTTGA
- a CDS encoding tetratricopeptide repeat protein, producing the protein MDEDLSIINANTRNEKIKNFFVNNKKVLISSVIVLVLVVIGVYSYDKYTTDKKKQISDNFNAITIDHSENSKDTTLNKLLEIINQKDPTYSPLSLYFIIDNNLLSDQSEVNKLFDVIIDETSLDKEIKNLVIYKKALFNADQANEADLLNMLNPLINSESVWKSHALYLMAEYFYAQDQKQKAKEFFQQITTLENPNPDIRIESEKRLNRDLSD; encoded by the coding sequence ATGGATGAAGATTTATCAATAATAAATGCAAATACTAGAAACGAAAAAATTAAGAACTTTTTTGTAAATAACAAAAAGGTTCTAATTTCTTCAGTTATTGTTTTAGTTTTGGTTGTAATAGGTGTTTACAGTTACGATAAATATACAACTGATAAAAAAAAACAGATATCTGATAATTTTAATGCAATTACGATCGATCATTCTGAAAATTCTAAAGACACAACTTTAAATAAATTGTTAGAGATAATTAATCAAAAAGATCCAACTTATTCTCCGCTCTCTCTTTATTTTATAATTGATAACAATCTCCTTTCAGATCAAAGCGAGGTTAATAAATTATTTGATGTCATAATCGATGAAACATCACTAGATAAAGAAATTAAAAATTTAGTTATCTATAAAAAAGCACTATTTAATGCAGATCAGGCAAATGAAGCTGATTTACTAAATATGCTAAATCCATTAATTAATTCAGAAAGTGTATGGAAATCGCACGCATTATACTTAATGGCCGAATATTTTTATGCACAAGATCAAAAACAAAAAGCAAAAGAATTTTTTCAACAAATAACGACTTTAGAAAATCCAAATCCAGATATAAGAATAGAATCAGAGAAAAGATTAAACAGAGATTTGAGTGATTAG
- a CDS encoding PQQ-binding-like beta-propeller repeat protein produces MIRLLALFITFFLLNNCSFNENSRIWKDKEKDLSEKENVKKIFAEEEVKASEFNQEVKLDLSGLRTTNKIIDNTNNYGAQSYEGQLEKIGSFKFSKLDEINNLNYKPIFLSDGLIFFDKKGTIIRYDNNKKVLWKKNHYTKSEKKLRPKLNFAIKENNILVTDSIAKYYSINLETGELNWTKNNTYPFNSDIKSYKNKIFVVDYKNTLRCYKIEDGSECWNLQTEDSFTISNAKYSLIVIDEMVVFSNSIGDITAVDVETGLITWQLPTQSSSIINETYNFKISKLVSDGKSIFFSNNKNEFYSVDVKTGVVNWINDLNSNITPIITGNLIFTVSNDGYLYVVEKNKGNILRITDLFKNYKIKKRKEIEPVGLVIGNTNLYLTNSDGKIIIADLSEGKVLNVEKVSGDIVSEPFIFNNNLYVVRNGSIVQYN; encoded by the coding sequence GTGATTAGACTATTAGCATTATTTATTACATTTTTTCTTCTAAATAATTGTTCTTTCAATGAAAATTCAAGAATTTGGAAAGACAAGGAAAAAGATTTATCAGAAAAAGAAAATGTAAAAAAAATATTTGCAGAGGAAGAGGTAAAAGCCTCTGAATTTAATCAAGAAGTTAAACTTGATTTATCTGGATTAAGAACAACCAACAAAATAATAGATAATACCAATAACTACGGCGCTCAAAGCTATGAGGGTCAATTAGAAAAAATTGGTAGTTTTAAATTTTCAAAGTTAGATGAAATAAATAATCTTAATTACAAGCCAATTTTCCTATCAGATGGATTAATTTTCTTTGATAAAAAGGGTACAATTATTAGATACGATAATAATAAAAAAGTGTTATGGAAAAAAAATCATTACACTAAGTCAGAAAAAAAATTAAGACCTAAGTTAAATTTTGCAATTAAAGAAAACAATATTTTAGTAACGGACAGTATTGCTAAATATTATTCGATTAATCTTGAAACAGGTGAATTGAATTGGACAAAAAATAACACCTATCCATTTAATTCAGATATCAAAAGTTATAAAAACAAAATTTTTGTAGTTGATTATAAAAATACTTTGAGATGTTATAAAATTGAAGATGGATCTGAATGTTGGAATTTACAAACAGAAGATTCTTTTACAATATCAAATGCAAAATATTCATTAATTGTAATTGATGAAATGGTGGTGTTTAGTAACTCAATTGGAGATATCACGGCAGTTGATGTTGAGACTGGATTAATCACTTGGCAGCTACCAACTCAAAGCAGCAGTATTATTAATGAAACTTATAATTTTAAAATATCAAAACTAGTATCAGATGGAAAATCTATCTTTTTTTCAAACAATAAAAATGAATTTTATTCAGTAGATGTTAAAACAGGAGTAGTTAATTGGATAAATGATTTAAATTCTAACATTACTCCTATAATTACTGGTAATTTGATTTTTACAGTTTCTAATGATGGATATTTGTATGTAGTTGAAAAAAACAAAGGCAACATTCTTAGAATTACAGATCTTTTTAAAAATTATAAAATTAAAAAAAGAAAAGAAATTGAACCAGTTGGTCTTGTTATAGGTAATACCAATCTATATTTAACAAATTCTGATGGAAAAATAATAATTGCTGATTTAAGTGAAGGAAAAGTTTTAAACGTAGAAAAAGTTTCTGGAGATATTGTTTCAGAACCATTTATATTTAATAATAATTTGTATGTAGTTAGAAACGGTTCTATCGTACAGTACAATTAA
- the zapE gene encoding cell division protein ZapE: MALPFEKEFISHCKKKNLEINPSQIDLVKKLQEYYEGNFQSLISKIFQSQSFKKGFYLYGDVGVGKTMILDFFFDQLDHKKLRSHFNEFMLSFHNFVHERKGGNQENIINEFVKDLKSKALIIYFDEFQVTNIVDAMILGKLFDQIFKEDIKIIVTSNTKISELYKDGLQRDQFKPFIKIMEDQSFQYELVIEDDYRKSNNSQDRYFFPLDEETNFKINKFFRTITKDKNKTEKIINVKGRNFKIENFYEGVARFDFKTLCDQNLGAEDYLEIIKNCVFIVIDQIPQFDNFNSNQQQRFITLLDIIYDNSVPIAVTANQSLDKFTSSKLLKKPFERTISRLYELTSNVMNS; encoded by the coding sequence ATGGCCTTACCTTTTGAAAAAGAATTTATATCTCACTGTAAAAAAAAAAATTTAGAAATTAATCCTAGTCAGATAGATTTAGTAAAAAAATTACAAGAATACTACGAGGGTAATTTTCAATCATTAATATCAAAAATTTTTCAAAGCCAATCTTTTAAAAAAGGATTTTATTTATATGGTGATGTTGGTGTAGGCAAAACAATGATTTTAGATTTCTTTTTTGATCAATTAGATCATAAGAAACTAAGGTCACATTTTAATGAGTTTATGTTGAGTTTTCATAATTTTGTTCACGAAAGAAAAGGTGGTAATCAAGAAAATATTATTAATGAATTTGTTAAAGATTTAAAATCAAAAGCATTGATAATTTACTTTGATGAGTTTCAAGTAACCAACATTGTTGATGCTATGATTTTAGGAAAATTATTTGATCAAATCTTCAAAGAAGATATAAAAATAATTGTAACTTCCAATACTAAAATCTCTGAGCTTTACAAAGATGGTCTTCAAAGAGATCAGTTCAAACCATTTATAAAAATAATGGAGGATCAATCTTTTCAATACGAACTTGTAATAGAAGATGACTATAGAAAATCTAATAATTCTCAAGATAGATACTTTTTTCCACTTGATGAAGAAACCAATTTTAAAATAAATAAATTTTTTAGAACTATTACTAAAGATAAAAATAAAACTGAGAAAATAATTAATGTAAAAGGAAGAAATTTTAAAATAGAAAATTTTTATGAAGGAGTGGCTAGATTTGATTTTAAAACATTATGTGACCAGAATTTAGGTGCAGAAGATTATTTAGAAATTATTAAAAATTGTGTTTTTATAGTAATCGATCAAATACCACAGTTTGATAATTTTAATTCTAACCAACAACAAAGATTTATAACTTTATTAGATATAATTTATGATAATAGTGTTCCAATTGCAGTAACAGCTAATCAAAGTTTGGATAAATTTACATCATCAAAACTATTAAAAAAACCATTTGAGAGAACAATCAGTAGATTATACGAATTAACATCTAATGTGATGAATTCATGA
- the argE gene encoding acetylornithine deacetylase — protein MSIDNNLYEKSIKILTDLIAFKTISGQDNSNLIDYCENILNNIGIDTFKVYDDDKKRVNLFGTLKAKNQSTKKPIILSGHTDVVPVSKGWSTDPFVATIKKDKLYGRGSCDMKGFIACTLAYAPIFKESNLDRDLHFCYTFDEETACIGAPLLIEELKKRDIKNGICIIGEPTTMKIIDAHKGMNEYTVHFGGLAGHSSKPHLGVNAAEYATRYVGKLLEIREELKKRVKENSIFDPPHSTLSIGGIKGGIAHNVIADKCSVEWETRPVVKEDGEFVTNEIDKYANEVLLPEMKKVFPDSYIKKETIGEVVGFNRLDESEACEFVSNITGDNSREVVSFGTEAGLFQELGISTVVCGPGSIEQAHKIDEFIELNEMKKCLKFLEGVKDKSVN, from the coding sequence ATGAGTATAGATAACAATTTATATGAAAAATCAATCAAGATTTTAACTGACTTAATTGCATTTAAAACTATCTCAGGCCAAGATAATAGTAATTTGATTGATTATTGTGAAAACATTTTAAATAACATCGGAATAGATACTTTCAAAGTTTACGATGATGATAAAAAAAGAGTTAATCTTTTTGGAACTTTAAAAGCAAAAAATCAAAGTACAAAAAAACCAATCATTCTATCAGGACACACTGATGTAGTTCCAGTTTCTAAAGGTTGGAGCACCGATCCATTCGTTGCAACAATTAAAAAAGATAAACTTTATGGAAGAGGCTCATGTGACATGAAAGGTTTTATTGCATGTACACTTGCTTATGCGCCAATCTTTAAAGAAAGTAATTTAGATAGAGACTTACATTTCTGTTACACTTTTGATGAAGAGACTGCATGTATTGGTGCTCCTCTGTTGATAGAGGAGTTAAAAAAAAGAGATATCAAAAATGGAATTTGTATAATTGGAGAACCAACTACAATGAAAATAATAGATGCTCACAAAGGCATGAATGAATATACAGTTCACTTTGGAGGACTAGCAGGACACAGTTCAAAACCACATTTAGGAGTAAATGCTGCAGAATATGCCACTAGGTATGTAGGAAAACTTTTAGAGATAAGAGAAGAGCTAAAAAAAAGAGTTAAAGAAAATAGTATTTTTGATCCTCCACATTCAACTTTATCAATTGGAGGCATTAAAGGTGGTATTGCTCATAATGTCATTGCAGACAAATGTAGTGTTGAATGGGAAACAAGACCAGTTGTCAAAGAAGATGGAGAATTTGTAACAAATGAAATTGATAAATATGCAAATGAAGTACTTCTACCAGAAATGAAAAAAGTATTTCCAGATTCTTATATTAAAAAAGAAACAATTGGTGAAGTGGTTGGTTTTAATAGATTAGATGAATCTGAAGCATGCGAATTTGTATCAAATATAACTGGTGATAATTCCAGAGAGGTAGTTTCTTTTGGAACGGAGGCTGGTTTATTCCAAGAATTAGGAATCAGTACTGTTGTTTGTGGACCTGGATCTATAGAACAAGCTCACAAAATTGATGAGTTCATAGAATTAAATGAAATGAAAAAATGCCTTAAATTTTTAGAAGGTGTAAAAGATAAATCGGTAAATTAA
- a CDS encoding LysE family translocator: MHPEILSITLFGIVAAFTPGPNNFVAFYSGFNFGIVRTLPHIIGVTLGFPFLLLCLALGLINIFKLYPLIQEILKYLGTLFLIYLAYKISFSGPSNQENKNKNPIKFHETFIFQFLNPKGVIASIILVSTYINPGETFMSYTTQILVMALLVSVTSITLWTFLGKFFRKFATNQKFINYFNYAMSLLLLTSIITFYL, translated from the coding sequence ATGCATCCTGAAATTCTCTCGATAACTTTATTTGGAATTGTTGCTGCATTTACACCTGGTCCTAATAACTTTGTAGCTTTTTATTCTGGTTTTAACTTTGGTATAGTTAGAACACTTCCACATATAATCGGGGTTACACTAGGTTTTCCATTTTTGTTATTATGCCTAGCTTTAGGATTGATTAATATATTTAAGCTTTATCCTTTAATTCAAGAAATATTAAAATATTTAGGAACTCTATTTTTGATTTATTTAGCTTATAAAATTTCTTTTTCAGGTCCATCAAATCAAGAAAATAAAAATAAAAATCCGATTAAATTTCATGAAACTTTTATCTTTCAGTTTCTAAATCCAAAAGGTGTAATTGCATCTATAATTCTTGTATCTACTTATATAAACCCAGGAGAAACATTTATGAGTTATACGACTCAAATTCTTGTTATGGCTTTACTAGTTTCTGTAACGAGTATAACTCTTTGGACATTTTTGGGTAAATTCTTTAGGAAATTTGCGACAAATCAGAAATTTATTAATTATTTTAATTATGCTATGTCACTGCTTCTTTTAACAAGCATAATAACTTTTTATTTATAA